ttcatattttaaagGATCCAAATTCTGGATAAAATACAGCTTGGCCTTTGCTTATAGGAGCATGCATCTATCTGTGCATTGATCCATACTTTGCAGTTTGCATGCTGGAATTGCTtatttgctttttgtttctattAGGCCTCACCCTTGATTTTATCTATCTATATAACTTTACATTcatgttaataattaaaaaaaaattattaaatatataattattaattttttgtatatacatgatctttttaataattttaatataaaattatatataaacaaaaaagttatttaaTAAATCAGTTATTTGTGtatgaatatatattattttatatatttttaatctgtttttatattttatgtaatttatataaataaatgattTTATCTATGTAAACAGAATCACACTATATTTCGTAAAAACGCATAAATAGTGTCTTTTATGTCGTTCGAGTTGTAGGAAGCTACTATGCACAGAATTGTCATGATTCAAACCCTCGACACTTGTTTAAGTTGACAAGTAAGTTGACCACTCCATTAATCCAAGTTACTTTATGCTTTCGAGAATCTATTCCCATCATGTGTTCCAAATTGAAGATGTTTTCTTGGCATTGATTAGAACCCAACCCAACTCAAAGGCCCAATCTGAATTCAAGACCATGAAAACCTAGCATTAAATTCTCCAAAATTCTAACCAATTTGGGTTGGTAGAATGGTCAACTCACTCGTCTGTTTAAGCAAGTGTCGGAGGTCCGAATCCTGTCTTTCTACATTTAACAAGAAATCAAAGGactcaaaatattaataaaatatcatacAAAAGCACATGATAATCCCCTTGGATTTTTCGGTGACCACCTTAGCATCCTTTTCATCAAAAGTATCCTCCGACGAGGTCAGGAGCACacttgtcaaattttaaaatcatttagagactattttgtcaataacaaaagTCAAGTACCATTTTGTCAATGATAAAATCTTTCGGGTATCGATTTAGTATTTACCTCCTTATAGAAATTCCAATAAGAATAATAGATAAGTGTAAACAAATCCAATGATACTTTGATAGTCATGTTGAAATTATTTCAACGCAGAGACTTATATGTATTTTGTGCAAAGTTTTATGTTGAAATTATAGGCGAGTGTAAGTGGTAGGAACAAATTTAGACCATTAGATCTTGCATGAATGACCAAGAAAGCTATATGTACAACCTTGGTCTAAGATCTGAGCTATTTTACTTGAAGAACATGGAGGATTGAAATTCTACAATTTTTTGGTGAAGgtaattaattttgtttgtgTACTAAAATGTTACAGGTTTTTCATGGGAATCAGTAAAATGGAAGTTAACCTAAGGAGGTTGCTTGCAGCTGCACCTCAGCAACAAAACCAGGCGAAACTCGTTCATGTACTCTTTAATTTTAGTAATATTGAGCTTGTGTTATCTCAGGAAGCTTATAAGTTGTAATTGTCTTTAGTCTTCTTGAAATATACTTTATTTAGTTTCTTGCTGACTCTGGAAAGAGGTAAAATGTAAAATGATCATTTGTTGACTTTGCAGTATGTAGCTATCTTGCGGgaacaattcaaacaattgGCTGAAGAGAAGACACCAGAAGGCTTACCAAAGTAATGCACTACATTTGTTTTGCAATCTGTTATACTAAAAGTCTTAGACATAAGTGAGACAAAGTAACTTCATTGTCTATTCATAAGTCAGAACACCATTTTTTTCCCTTTCATGTCCTTCACTTGGGTTTTAATATAGGAATACCAGAATTTGCTGAAATTCTAAGGATTAGATGGAAGGAGACTAGATATAATATATTTAGTATTCAATACTTCTTTCTTTACTAATATTCATGACCAAGAATGAGTGTGGCCTAATATTGTGCCTAACATAATAAGACACCTTATACAATTAGTAATCTAAATGACTCACATTGAACATTGTTTATGTTTAAAAGTAGAACCAGTAACTTATTATTTATAAAAGCTACTATATTCCTGATATATTTGTGTTTCTTTTACTGAACATTTGTGGATTAGTGTCTGACTCTGGTCATGCAGAATTTCAAAGGCTACAATAAATGAGTATTTAGAGAAGATTGAGGCCAATGCATCCAAATTGGTTAATTTTGAGTATTTCTTTGAATGGACCAATGTTAAAGAAAACTACTCTGAAATAGAGGCAAAAAAGCAAattcctctttctcctctttcttttgGATTAAGAAGAAGATCTGTGTAAGCTACAGTGCCTTCTTGCAGCCATATATGTTTGTAGGTTGCTTTATTGTTACTTATCTTTGTTCATGGAACAGACCTGTCCCAAGTTTTGAAGATAGACTATATGAACCTGCTGAGACTGGTCACTCGCTCATGCACACATTGAAAAGCACAGATTATAATTTAAAACTTGTTATGTTGGATTTTGGTATTGCGGTTTTTTCACTCAAAGTCTATGTTATGTTGTTGCATATTcctattatttttgttaattaatctTCCTTTTATTCTTTGCAGATAGTTGTGCTGGCAAAGCAACTCAAAGAGAGTAGCCTCATGATGAATCAATCTCTGCAAAATACTGAAAAGGTCTAATTTTGACATATTTAGTTTAGTCTGAGTTTTATAACTGTTAATTAAATTGATCAATCTAGTTAACAGAATGCTGCCATTGCGtttaattgatttattattGTACTCGACTCAACTGAGAAAGCCATCGAGCATAGCTTCGTCGCACAATGTTCTCAGAATTTTCCGAGACTTTTTTGTTGGTTTTTTACGGTATCCCACCCTAACTTCTGGAAGCTGAGAGGACTGCTGTGTGTGCGTTTACCATTTTGCAAAATTCTTAAGTTTGTAAGTTGCATATTGGTGATATATATGGGAGAACACGAGTTTATATGATTAGTGAGAAGTACTAATGTTTGACATAGTAGAGAGATTATTCTAATAGAATTGGGTTTTAATGGGTGGCATAATGTTGACCTCAACTGCACTGGCCTAACGGgcctttcatattttttttttcttttacaattgaatttttttaacaacaattaaaaaaaattcctcccttcatatattttcttttgcGCAACCATTAAATAATCTTTtctattcataattttttggaaaacaatattttaaaatcaaataaaaattaaatttcacactaataaaatttatacctAATCAATTTAATccttataacttttaaaattcattaattaaGTCGAATTTTATAACTATCTAGAATAATGTCACGGTAAATTTTTAGAAGGTTAGATTTAACGGTGTTTGTATAGTTTTCTGGAGTGTTTGAGAATACTCTAGATGGTTCTGGAATGTTCTAGAATGTCCTAGAAGTTCCTGGAATACCCTAGAAGGTTCTAGAAGACTCTAGAAGATCATAGAATATTCTAGAAGAGTGTGGATTGATATAAAAGTATGAAGAATTATATGGAACAATCTAGAAGTATTTAGAAAGTAGTGGTAGGATAGATATTTATAAAGAAGGTTCTAGATGATTAATCTAGACCATTGATTAGATTTAATCCTAACCATACATTGAGGAGGTGGATGGCTATAAATAGGAAGTAACAGTTAGTGTGAGGGTGTGTGAATCATTTGTAACCACACTTGAGTACTAAAGTGTTCTTTCCAccaagctttctttttcttctgttctcttgtgttcttagctttcTTGCTAAGTATTGAGGGTTAGGCTGACTTGGTCTTAGCTCAAGAGGTTGAGTAAGTCCAAGTGCCGGCACGGTAGCGTTGGAGTGTGTCCAAGGCCGTGACAACTTGGTATCCGAGCAAGGTTCGAGAGGGAGCACAAGTGGTTTGTGGGAATGGCTTCTAATATCACCATGGAGCATGTTGAGTCTCAAAGGGGAAGGGATGCTATTCCTTCTCAATGGGGAGGCAAGAAGATCCGTTCTTCAAGTGAGCCTAGAGGTAAGGACTCTAACTTCTTAGAAGAAAGAGTTTCTATGTTAGAAAATGTTTTATCCTCTATGGATGAGCGCTTCCAAAGGATAGAACATGACAAGGAGACCCTCGAGGCTCACGTGTTGGGAGAATTAGATgctttcaaagaaagcatgCTCCAAATCGAAGAGAAGCTTGAGAATTCCTTGAAGCTATTTGAGGAAGTTCGAGTTTGGTTCGAGGAGGCAAAATCTCGACCAACCATTATAAGGGAGATGACAAAGATTGATCTCCCAAAGTCAAAGGAGTTCAAGGGCGTGAGGGACGCTCGAGAGGTGGAGAACTTCCTATGGCAAATGGAAAGGTACTTTGAAGGCCAAGGGGTGGTCGAAGAAGCAATAAAGGTACGCACTGCAACTCTCTATCTTTCTGATAATGCTACTTTGTGGTGGAGGAGAAAGAGCGTAGATATGGAGAAGGGTACTTGCAACATAACCACATGGGAAGATTTCAAAAGGGAGTTGAAAAGATAATTCTTCCCTGAGAATGTGGTTTATGAAGCAAGGAAGAAGTTGAGGGAGTTGAAGCACAAGAGT
The Arachis stenosperma cultivar V10309 chromosome 7, arast.V10309.gnm1.PFL2, whole genome shotgun sequence genome window above contains:
- the LOC130939947 gene encoding uncharacterized protein LOC130939947, which translates into the protein MGISKMEVNLRRLLAAAPQQQNQAKLVHYVAILREQFKQLAEEKTPEGLPKISKATINEYLEKIEANASKLVNFEYFFEWTNVKENYSEIEAKKQIPLSPLSFGLRRRSVPVPSFEDRLYEPAETGHSLMHTLKSTDYNLKLVMLDFGIAIVVLAKQLKESSLMMNQSLQNTEKV